In the Gymnodinialimonas sp. 202GB13-11 genome, one interval contains:
- a CDS encoding monovalent cation/H+ antiporter subunit A, translating into MNLEGTLLLIIAALPFVGALLPGLMIRAGRNVCAISTAVPTVAALTLLIVLAPGVLQGEIVQAELEWLPQLGLSASFFLDGLGLLFAGMILGVGSLIILYARFYLSGEDPMGQFYTYLLLFQGAMLGIVLSDNILLLLIFWELTSLSSFLLIGYWKHLPEGRQGARMALAVTGAGGLALIGGMLILGNIVGSYNLTDILQAGDQIRASDWYLPALILILLGAFTKSAQFPFHFWLPHAMAAPTPVSAYLHSATMVKAGVFLLARMWPALAGTEAWFYIVATIGLITMVLGALIALFKDDLKALLAFSTVSHLGLLTMLLGFGTTAAAVAAVFHIINHLTFKAALFMTAGIVDHETHTRDIKRLGGLRHLMPVTFVIGTVAALSMAGIPLFNGFISKEMMLEEASHTDWLNSAYAVPVLATLGALLSVAYSLRFIFHVFMGPERDDYPQKPHDPPFGMWASPALLATLVVIIGVAPFLAEGIVTAAVNAVTGADLHPRLYIWHGITPALFMSIIAVAGGAVLLLMHRPLNAAWIAAPRPEAKAIFDRLVSAIVALCRWITEFSHNGAISRYLAIFTVTSIALGWFAYSSSGLSAPTREMLPIAPVIAVGWVMLIVATVSVVTMHHHRFRALILIGIIGLSISAGFAYLSAPDLALTQISVETVTIMLLLLALHFMPKTTPKESPLGLRLRDSVIALGAGGGVAALAYAFLMRDIDTISEYHIANSYEGGGGTNVVNVILVDFRGYDTFGEIIVLGIAGLLIYAMMHALLDGPAGRRLRNTDYSQDRSRDRHPMMMVVVTRVLMPIAVVVGLYIFLRGHNEPGGGFVAGLVIAIALLMQYMASGFAWTQQRKKIEYHTMIGLGVVIAGLTGVGAWVAGAPFLTSSYTYVHLPPIEEFELATAMLFDLGVFLTVLGAVMLMLYSLSRIARYAGETVNIEPMDYDPSDQTPDDAQPEGGR; encoded by the coding sequence ATGAACCTCGAAGGCACGCTCCTTCTTATCATAGCTGCACTGCCTTTTGTCGGAGCGCTCTTGCCGGGTCTGATGATCAGGGCAGGGCGCAATGTGTGTGCAATTTCGACCGCTGTTCCCACAGTTGCGGCTCTGACCCTTCTCATAGTGCTGGCACCCGGCGTCCTGCAGGGCGAAATTGTTCAGGCCGAGTTGGAATGGCTTCCGCAGCTTGGGCTGTCGGCTTCGTTTTTTCTCGACGGTCTCGGGCTGTTATTCGCCGGAATGATCCTTGGCGTTGGATCTCTGATTATTCTGTACGCCCGCTTCTATCTGTCCGGCGAAGACCCGATGGGGCAGTTCTATACATACCTCCTGCTGTTTCAGGGGGCGATGTTGGGCATCGTATTGTCGGACAACATCCTCCTTTTGTTGATCTTCTGGGAGCTGACATCGCTGTCGTCCTTCCTTCTGATCGGATACTGGAAGCATCTGCCTGAAGGGCGCCAGGGTGCACGTATGGCATTGGCCGTTACAGGTGCTGGCGGGTTGGCGTTGATCGGTGGGATGCTCATCCTTGGAAATATCGTGGGCAGCTACAACCTGACCGATATCTTGCAGGCCGGGGACCAGATCCGCGCCTCGGACTGGTATCTGCCCGCGCTGATTCTGATCCTGCTTGGGGCGTTCACCAAGTCGGCGCAGTTCCCGTTCCATTTCTGGCTGCCGCATGCCATGGCCGCGCCAACGCCAGTATCGGCCTATCTGCATTCGGCAACCATGGTGAAGGCGGGTGTATTCCTTTTGGCGCGCATGTGGCCAGCGCTCGCCGGCACCGAAGCATGGTTCTACATCGTGGCCACGATCGGCCTAATCACGATGGTGCTCGGGGCGCTGATCGCTTTGTTCAAAGACGATCTCAAAGCGCTTCTCGCGTTCTCGACCGTGAGCCATCTTGGGCTGCTTACGATGCTTTTGGGTTTCGGCACGACCGCCGCTGCGGTGGCCGCAGTCTTCCACATCATCAACCACCTGACCTTCAAAGCCGCCCTCTTCATGACGGCTGGCATTGTGGATCACGAGACACATACGCGTGACATCAAGCGGTTGGGTGGGCTTAGGCACCTCATGCCGGTCACCTTTGTCATTGGCACCGTCGCGGCCTTGTCGATGGCCGGTATCCCACTCTTCAACGGATTCATCTCCAAGGAGATGATGTTGGAAGAAGCCTCGCACACCGATTGGTTGAACAGCGCATATGCCGTACCGGTGCTGGCCACACTCGGCGCACTTTTGTCGGTGGCGTATTCCCTGCGCTTCATTTTCCATGTCTTCATGGGGCCGGAGCGCGATGATTATCCGCAAAAGCCCCACGACCCGCCCTTTGGTATGTGGGCCTCGCCCGCACTTCTGGCGACGCTTGTCGTGATCATCGGCGTTGCGCCGTTTCTGGCGGAAGGCATCGTAACCGCCGCTGTAAATGCAGTGACCGGCGCCGACCTGCACCCCCGTCTTTATATCTGGCATGGGATAACCCCAGCGCTCTTCATGTCGATCATTGCTGTCGCCGGTGGTGCGGTTCTCTTGCTCATGCACCGACCGCTCAATGCGGCATGGATCGCTGCGCCGCGCCCGGAAGCCAAGGCAATCTTTGATCGTCTGGTCTCCGCTATCGTTGCACTGTGCCGCTGGATCACTGAATTCAGCCATAACGGCGCGATCAGTCGGTATCTGGCGATTTTCACGGTGACGTCGATCGCACTTGGCTGGTTTGCCTATTCGTCGAGCGGGCTCAGCGCCCCCACCCGAGAAATGCTGCCCATTGCGCCGGTTATTGCTGTGGGCTGGGTGATGCTGATTGTTGCCACCGTCTCGGTCGTGACAATGCACCACCACCGGTTCCGCGCGTTGATCCTGATTGGGATCATCGGTTTGTCGATTTCCGCGGGGTTCGCCTACCTCTCTGCGCCAGACCTCGCGCTGACGCAAATCTCGGTTGAAACGGTCACGATCATGCTTCTGCTGCTGGCCTTGCACTTCATGCCGAAGACGACCCCAAAAGAGAGCCCATTGGGTCTAAGGTTGCGCGATAGCGTCATTGCCCTTGGCGCAGGCGGTGGTGTGGCGGCGCTGGCATACGCATTCCTGATGCGCGACATCGACACTATTTCCGAGTACCACATCGCCAACAGCTATGAAGGCGGCGGCGGCACCAATGTGGTCAACGTAATCCTCGTCGATTTCCGGGGCTATGATACGTTCGGCGAGATCATCGTGTTGGGCATCGCGGGGCTTCTGATCTACGCGATGATGCATGCCCTCTTGGACGGTCCGGCGGGGCGGAGGTTGAGGAACACCGACTATTCCCAGGATCGGTCCCGCGACCGGCACCCGATGATGATGGTAGTCGTCACCCGCGTCCTGATGCCGATTGCCGTTGTCGTGGGCCTCTACATCTTCTTGCGGGGTCATAACGAACCAGGTGGCGGTTTTGTTGCAGGCCTTGTGATCGCGATTGCGCTGCTCATGCAGTACATGGCGTCCGGTTTCGCCTGGACCCAGCAACGCAAGAAGATCGAGTACCACACGATGATCGGCCTTGGCGTGGTGATTGCGGGTCTGACCGGAGTAGGCGCGTGGGTCGCCGGCGCGCCGTTCCTGACCAGCTCTTACACCTATGTGCACCTGCCGCCGATCGAGGAATTCGAGCTGGCCACGGCCATGCTGTTTGACCTTGGCGTTTTCCTGACAGTTTTGGGCGCGGTCATGTTGATGCTCTACAGCCTAAGTCGGATCGCCCGGTACGCAGGCGAAACCGTCAATATCGAGCCGATGGACTACGACCCCAGCGATCAGACCCCCGACGACGCTCAACCAGAGGGGGGTCGCTGA
- a CDS encoding Na+/H+ antiporter subunit C: protein MEMIVASSIGVLTAGGVYLLLRLRTFPVILGLALLSYAVNVFLFASGRLAIDQSPILSRYGEANYTDPLPQALVLTAIVISFGMTAVLVMIGLGAYLEADSDQIDIAPEEGDDASDPDQEGTA, encoded by the coding sequence ATGGAGATGATTGTTGCAAGCAGTATTGGCGTTCTGACTGCGGGTGGGGTTTACCTGTTGCTGCGGTTGCGGACCTTTCCCGTGATCCTAGGCCTGGCCCTGTTGTCTTATGCGGTGAACGTGTTCCTCTTTGCCAGTGGACGGCTGGCTATCGACCAATCACCTATCCTGTCGCGCTATGGCGAAGCGAACTACACTGACCCGCTTCCGCAAGCTTTGGTGCTAACAGCAATCGTGATCTCCTTTGGGATGACAGCAGTGCTGGTGATGATCGGCCTCGGCGCGTATCTGGAGGCTGACAGCGACCAGATCGACATCGCCCCGGAAGAAGGCGATGACGCTAGTGATCCCGACCAGGAAGGGACTGCGTGA